The genomic DNA CGCGTACGACCCGTACACCGACTACTCCACGTACAGTGGCGTGCCCGGCCAGGAGAGCTACGGCGGGCAGGGCGGGTACGCCGACCAGAACGCGTACGCCGGTCAGGACGGTTACGCCGGGCAGGGCGCCTACGCCGGGCAGTACGACTACGGCACGGGCCAGCAGCAGTACGCCGCTTACTCCGACCCGTACATCGGCACCACCGGCGGCCCCTCGCAGTACGGCGCGCAAGGCACCTACGCGAGCTACGACAGCTACGGCAACCAGCAGCAGTACGCGGCAGACCCCTACGCCCAGCAGTACACCTCCGAGACCCCTCCGGGCGGCGTCTGGGTGCCGCAGCAGCGCGAGGGCGATCAGTACCCGCCGGAGCAGCAGCCCGCACAGCCCGCCCCGTACCCGAACGCCTACGACGGCGGCTACGACGAACAGCAGTACCGCTACTGACGGACGCCCGGAACCCGGTCCTGCCCTCCCAGGCCCTCGAGGTCAGGGGGGAGAGACCGGGGGCGAGGCGGCACCGGCGCGGCCCGTAATCCTGCCTTCTCGATACCGGCCGCCTCACTGGGAGCCGCGGAAGCCGTCCCCCTCCACGATGAGTCCGGCGACGAGCGTCCCCGACATACCGGCGTGCGCGAGCCCGCCGCCCGGGTGGGACCAGCCGCCCGCGAGGTAGAGACCCGGCAGCCGCGTGCGGTTCCCCGGATGCAGATACGCGCCCCTGGCCCCGGCCAGCGCCGGTGCGGGCACCGAGCCGCCCTCGGCGCCGGTGTCGGCCGCCGTGCGGGCGGGCGTCCGCACTTCGGCGTGGAGCAGCCGCTCGCGTATGCCGGGGACGGCGGCGCCGGCCGCTTCGATCAAGGTGTCCGCGTACCGCTCGCGCAGCGCCGCGTCCGTCCAGTCCACCGCGCCCTGCGGGGCGACCGTCGCCGTCACCGTCACGGCCTCGTGCGCGTCGTCGGGGCGCGTCGACGGATCGTCCGGGCGGATCACCGTCACCGTGGGACGCTCGGCGAGCCGGCCACCGAACACCGCCTCCCGTTCCGCCGCGCCGTCCGCGCCGTGCACCACGGTCCGGTGCACCGTCCCCGTGGGCCGGGCTCCGCTCAGCGACAGGAGGACCTGGAACCGGCCCGGCACCGTCGCCCCGTCCGCCGGCCGCGGCTGAGCCGTCACATCGCCGTCCTGCCAGAGCCCCTGCCCCGGCACCAGTCCCGGGCGCGGCCAGGCCCCGAGCACCACGTGGTCGGCCCCGGCGACCGTCCCGTCCGCCAGCTCGACCCCGGACGCCCGGCCGTCCTTCTCCACCACCCGGGCCACCTCGGCACCGAACACGAACTCCACCTTCCGCGCCAGGCACCGCTCGTACACCGCCTG from Streptomyces sp. NBC_01707 includes the following:
- a CDS encoding NAD(P)/FAD-dependent oxidoreductase, which produces MARIAVIGAGMGAMAAAARLAVAGHRVTVYERSGTYGGSVGRYARDGFAFDTGPSLLHLPAVYRDLFVKTGKEPLERCVTMTQVDPASRHLFADGTAVSLPNASRAGVVAALDGALGAGAGSSWGEFLDRARDAWDRSRRPLLEEPLRADWQVLGRDPYPALRQRRMLRAARQADTVAEVGAWELTDPRLTALLEGYALSYGLDPVRAPASAALLPYMEETFGSWYVAGGIRALAQAVYERCLARKVEFVFGAEVARVVEKDGRASGVELADGTVAGADHVVLGAWPRPGLVPGQGLWQDGDVTAQPRPADGATVPGRFQVLLSLSGARPTGTVHRTVVHGADGAAEREAVFGGRLAERPTVTVIRPDDPSTRPDDAHEAVTVTATVAPQGAVDWTDAALRERYADTLIEAAGAAVPGIRERLLHAEVRTPARTAADTGAEGGSVPAPALAGARGAYLHPGNRTRLPGLYLAGGWSHPGGGLAHAGMSGTLVAGLIVEGDGFRGSQ